A genome region from Hymenobacter tibetensis includes the following:
- a CDS encoding PAS domain-containing hybrid sensor histidine kinase/response regulator: protein MKPTASSMPLFSAAQPSQFTPEGEVAELRRELAAARQREQQLRAQRDFYADILQELPIEVAVLDQEFRYLYANPQAVPNEADRAWLPGHTILEYCQRCQLPQELVEQRRRVLDQVVEEHRVVSWQDITPHPEGPRSHQRYFKPMARPTDQPAMLLGYGLDITERLAAEVRSIQSKAEADEQQALTQQITDASPHVIYVRNAQGQLVFRNRTFNELAAIGQASAIPQSLNLSEVVELDEWKRAYQEVLQHQRPLSLESAYSLVDGSVLWFQVNKLPLPQSDGTVHVLTIATDITEIKEARQTLERSSTQYRDLLAHTQALIGTHDLQGRLLSVNPAVEELMGLPADAIIGCHLAQAVPLELHAGVEQYLAEIRVSKHSQGVMKIVNQHDEQHYILFNNFRVDELGQEPYVVAYGQEITERVQAERELRRAKREAEVNARAKENFLANMSHEIRTPMNGVLGMAGLLAKTPLDVQQRQYLDTILASGRNLLAVLNDVLDMAKITAGKLELEHIAFDLGKSIRTAAQTLAYRAAEKNLLFDIQPLTLTEPVVLSDPYRLNQVLLNLLSNAIKFTEHGSVTLGCDVLRDTAAAVTIRFWVRDTGIGIPLDKQQQIFENFTQAYADTSRRFGGTGLGLTISRSLVEQLGGELELSSVPGQGTWFSFTLTLLKASNQQAAPLPAAPDYQRLRGTRVLLAEDSATNRQLTTLVLKNWGIAVDSAVNGPDALALFQARSYDLVLMDIQMPGMSGLAVTEAIRQCPDPERAQIPIIALTANAFRADRERYLQAGMNDCLTKPFEEADLYNKLVAQLAPSDGLLSVPATPIAQPVPIGRPSLATPLFDLAQLERNAHGNQEFMRRMIDVFLTEVPVVATDLAAAAAAKDWLALSTLAHKLKSSLKLFQVSAAFDDLHTLEEPHHTTPEARQLAARHLSGLLERVCAALQLTVG, encoded by the coding sequence ATGAAACCTACCGCTTCCTCTATGCCGCTCTTCTCTGCCGCCCAACCAAGCCAATTCACTCCCGAAGGAGAAGTGGCAGAGCTACGGCGGGAGTTAGCAGCGGCCCGGCAGCGCGAGCAGCAATTACGCGCCCAGCGAGATTTTTACGCGGATATTCTGCAAGAATTACCCATTGAAGTAGCTGTACTAGACCAGGAGTTTCGGTACCTCTACGCCAACCCACAGGCCGTGCCCAACGAGGCCGATCGTGCGTGGCTACCTGGCCATACTATACTTGAGTATTGCCAGCGTTGTCAGTTGCCGCAAGAGTTGGTCGAGCAACGGCGTCGCGTGCTCGATCAGGTGGTAGAAGAGCACCGAGTAGTAAGTTGGCAAGACATAACGCCTCATCCGGAGGGGCCACGCAGCCACCAGCGCTACTTCAAGCCGATGGCGCGCCCAACTGATCAGCCAGCCATGCTGTTAGGATACGGCCTTGATATCACCGAACGGCTGGCCGCCGAAGTACGCAGCATACAAAGTAAAGCTGAGGCCGACGAACAACAGGCTCTTACGCAACAAATTACGGATGCTAGCCCACACGTTATTTACGTGCGCAACGCCCAAGGACAGCTGGTCTTCCGCAACCGTACTTTCAACGAGCTAGCTGCAATAGGCCAAGCTAGTGCCATTCCTCAATCCTTAAACTTGAGTGAAGTTGTAGAGCTAGACGAGTGGAAGAGGGCATATCAAGAGGTGTTGCAGCACCAGCGGCCCCTATCATTGGAGAGTGCCTACTCGTTGGTTGATGGCAGTGTGCTGTGGTTTCAGGTCAACAAGTTGCCGTTGCCCCAGTCTGATGGTACGGTCCATGTATTGACTATTGCTACCGACATCACCGAGATAAAAGAAGCCCGGCAGACGCTGGAACGCAGCTCCACCCAATACCGCGACCTGTTAGCACACACCCAGGCCCTTATTGGCACCCACGACTTACAAGGGCGCTTGCTTTCAGTGAATCCGGCAGTAGAAGAGTTAATGGGCTTGCCTGCCGATGCCATTATTGGTTGCCACCTGGCCCAAGCAGTTCCGCTAGAGCTCCACGCTGGCGTAGAGCAGTATCTGGCAGAAATCAGGGTGAGCAAGCACAGCCAAGGAGTGATGAAAATAGTGAATCAGCACGATGAGCAGCACTATATCCTTTTCAATAACTTCCGGGTCGATGAGCTAGGGCAGGAGCCTTATGTAGTAGCGTACGGACAGGAAATTACGGAGCGAGTACAAGCCGAGCGGGAGTTGCGCCGGGCCAAGCGGGAGGCCGAAGTCAACGCACGGGCCAAGGAGAACTTTTTGGCCAACATGAGCCACGAAATCCGGACGCCCATGAATGGGGTACTGGGCATGGCTGGGCTTTTGGCCAAAACTCCTCTCGACGTGCAGCAGCGGCAATATCTGGATACCATTCTGGCATCGGGGCGCAATTTGCTGGCCGTTCTCAACGATGTGCTAGATATGGCTAAGATTACGGCAGGCAAGCTTGAACTCGAACACATTGCGTTCGACCTGGGTAAATCCATTCGGACAGCCGCGCAAACGCTGGCCTATCGAGCAGCCGAAAAGAATCTGTTATTCGATATTCAGCCTCTCACGCTTACTGAGCCAGTGGTTCTCAGCGACCCGTATCGGCTTAATCAGGTACTGCTCAACTTGCTTTCTAATGCCATCAAGTTCACGGAGCATGGAAGCGTAACGCTCGGCTGCGACGTGCTCCGCGACACTGCCGCTGCCGTCACTATCCGGTTCTGGGTGCGCGACACCGGCATCGGTATCCCGCTTGACAAGCAGCAGCAAATCTTCGAAAACTTCACGCAAGCTTATGCCGATACTTCCCGCCGCTTCGGAGGTACCGGTTTGGGCCTCACCATCAGTCGGAGTTTGGTAGAACAACTAGGTGGCGAACTGGAATTGTCTAGCGTACCAGGCCAGGGTACGTGGTTTTCCTTTACGTTGACGTTGCTGAAAGCTTCAAACCAGCAAGCGGCTCCGTTGCCCGCCGCCCCAGATTACCAGCGCTTGCGCGGTACTCGTGTGCTCTTGGCCGAGGACAGTGCTACCAACCGGCAACTGACTACCCTGGTCTTGAAAAACTGGGGCATTGCCGTAGACAGCGCCGTAAACGGTCCTGATGCTCTGGCTTTGTTTCAAGCGCGCAGCTACGATTTGGTGCTAATGGACATTCAGATGCCCGGCATGAGTGGGCTTGCCGTTACGGAGGCTATTCGGCAATGCCCAGATCCTGAAAGAGCTCAAATTCCTATTATTGCTCTCACAGCCAATGCCTTCCGGGCCGACCGGGAGCGGTACCTACAGGCCGGTATGAACGACTGCCTGACAAAGCCTTTCGAAGAGGCCGACCTTTACAATAAGCTAGTGGCTCAACTCGCACCCTCCGACGGCTTGCTAAGTGTACCCGCAACGCCCATTGCTCAGCCCGTTCCTATCGGACGTCCTTCCCTGGCTACTCCACTTTTTGATTTAGCCCAGCTAGAGCGTAATGCCCACGGCAATCAAGAGTTTATGCGGCGCATGATAGATGTGTTCCTGACGGAAGTGCCCGTTGTAGCTACTGACTTAGCAGCGGCCGCGGCTGCTAAAGACTGGTTGGCGCTATCTACACTGGCTCATAAGCTGAAATCTTCCTTGAAGCTGTTCCAGGTATCAGCCGCCTTTGATGACTTGCATACGCTAGAGGAACCTCACCATACCACACCGGAAGCGCGCCAATTAGCAGCGCGTCATCTAAGCGGTTTGCTGGAGCGGGTATGCGCTGCATTACAGCTGACCGTCGGCTAG
- a CDS encoding AAA family ATPase has translation MLPSVPTSPPDYQQKIKQVFAEVGKVVVGQHYMVGRLLIGLFTGGHILLEGVPGLAKTLTISTLSKVLHLNFQRVQFTPDLLPSDLVGTMIYNQNQSVFEVKKGPIFANLVLADEINRSPAKVQSALLEAMQEKQVTIGETTYPLDLPFLVLATQNPVEQEGTYPLPEAQVDRFMMKVFVDYLKKADELEVMRRMANMSYVGEVNPILTKEDIFGIRQQINQVQISETLEKYIIELVFATRKPADYDLPHFQQYVQFGVSPRASIALHRAAKAVAYFDERDYVLPEDIKDVAADVLNHRILLTYEAEADGIRTQDLIEAILGKVPIS, from the coding sequence ATGCTTCCGTCTGTTCCAACTTCTCCTCCTGACTATCAGCAGAAAATAAAGCAGGTATTTGCTGAAGTTGGAAAAGTGGTGGTTGGGCAGCACTACATGGTAGGGCGCTTGTTGATAGGCTTGTTCACGGGGGGCCATATCTTGCTAGAAGGCGTGCCGGGCTTAGCTAAAACCCTTACCATCAGCACACTTTCTAAAGTTTTGCACTTGAATTTTCAACGGGTGCAATTCACCCCCGACCTGCTGCCCTCTGACCTGGTAGGTACCATGATTTACAATCAAAACCAGTCGGTGTTTGAAGTAAAAAAGGGACCCATTTTCGCTAACCTCGTGCTGGCCGACGAAATCAACCGTTCACCGGCCAAAGTGCAGAGTGCCTTGCTAGAGGCCATGCAAGAGAAACAGGTGACTATTGGCGAAACCACTTATCCGTTGGATCTGCCGTTTTTGGTGCTGGCCACCCAAAACCCGGTGGAACAGGAAGGCACCTACCCCTTGCCCGAGGCACAGGTCGACCGGTTCATGATGAAAGTATTCGTGGACTACTTGAAGAAGGCCGACGAGCTAGAGGTTATGCGCCGGATGGCCAATATGAGCTACGTAGGTGAAGTGAACCCCATTCTTACCAAGGAAGACATCTTTGGAATTCGCCAGCAAATCAACCAGGTACAGATTTCCGAAACTCTCGAGAAGTACATCATTGAGCTAGTGTTTGCGACTCGCAAGCCGGCTGATTACGACCTGCCTCATTTCCAGCAGTACGTGCAGTTTGGGGTAAGCCCACGCGCTAGTATTGCACTGCATCGGGCAGCTAAAGCCGTGGCGTACTTCGATGAGCGGGACTACGTGCTACCCGAGGATATTAAGGATGTGGCAGCCGATGTGCTCAACCACCGTATTCTGCTCACGTACGAGGCAGAGGCTGATGGCATCCGCACCCAGGACCTGATAGAAGCTATCTTAGGCAAGGTTCCGATTAGCTAG
- a CDS encoding RNA polymerase sigma factor, protein MPTSAELDALLARCSRREPAAQRALYARYAGRMLGVARRYARSLPEAEDILQDAFVKVFTHLSEFRAEGTLEGWIRRVVVTTAINHWQSGRLRRQNQAAPLDEISDPPAADSSALDQLNVAEVLALMEQLPDGCRLVLLLYAVDGYSHREISELLNIQESTSKAQLSKARKQLLQLYHRQNNYIRL, encoded by the coding sequence ATGCCGACTTCTGCCGAACTCGATGCCCTGCTTGCCCGCTGCTCGCGCCGCGAACCAGCTGCTCAACGGGCGTTGTACGCTCGTTATGCAGGGCGAATGCTAGGCGTGGCCCGTCGCTATGCGCGGTCCTTGCCAGAGGCCGAAGACATTTTGCAGGATGCCTTCGTGAAAGTATTCACCCATTTAAGTGAGTTTCGAGCAGAGGGCACTTTGGAAGGGTGGATTCGGCGAGTAGTAGTTACAACCGCTATCAACCACTGGCAAAGTGGCCGCCTGCGCCGTCAGAACCAAGCAGCCCCACTCGACGAAATAAGTGACCCACCCGCCGCCGACTCTTCTGCCCTCGACCAACTGAATGTAGCAGAAGTGTTGGCGCTAATGGAGCAACTGCCCGATGGCTGCCGGCTGGTCTTGCTTCTATACGCCGTCGATGGCTACTCGCACCGTGAAATCAGTGAATTGCTCAACATCCAGGAAAGCACGTCCAAAGCTCAACTCAGTAAAGCCCGCAAACAATTGCTACAACTTTATCACCGGCAGAATAACTACATCCGACTATGA
- a CDS encoding PA14 domain-containing protein yields the protein MSVTVPSGSSATTLWLQANNLSYDDKASVRVNNSAWINLNNTTCDVAEPGKSYGGIGGGHNTLKLKIALPANTVQDGTNQISFRFNNSDGVTIGYRVIRLNFLNADGTRLMPASSFNDDNPASWQAPRPGAADVAAGEQLWRTASLNESYLPNARVLQAKCTDCHAQDGRDLKYFNYSNKSIVERAKYHGLSVQQAEQIASYIRTLTAPAPATARPWNPPYQPGPGQDSRPLVEWSAGAGIDAVLDSDSETLPYLFPNGVTLASVATTSTLNIREIPVAVQFLDWKHWLPIIHPKDAWGADFTNSKLNKMYNGQGNANTDVNLRQRIANATQEYKLGGIYAPGMQTDMANWQHERNVWLESRVQNVSWDRERAIKVSSTALWQTVKFWELMQEFDLEGLGPALYGNRSEARTWPGLVRHVFETSPQRLNIPHGRDDLAHNNKAVNNVYASNAWYHTQMVLSSGNRSANGFYPVDWGYLYGLIKDLNFASNGATELSRLLMITIKAAQQADNGLGPDRAFDGWNLARNYSPSFLVELFQEPAWQQVTPGMKKEILENFLRSWFTKSRSYPVSQYTRSTDPFDVPPANYIPVNPPPGGGNAADRVWVMIPEMRRAGVDCELLNEIADWAQQMWPNANWASLKVASCPVAGLRNPENPAHTLPGMEYSYYEGDFTALPDFSSMTPTRTGNTLVVNTVPGPNQRASDYALRFQGFIEVPVDGWYQFMITSDDGSQLFIGSQLVVDNDGRHGIEVRSGSIALKAGKHAFTVTYFDAGGDKRLSMRYSGPNFSRRDLPASILSRIDPSAPLAAKGASAMEVALYPNPTRSELNLKVPSLHASYRVLDQLGRSVLEGAAPAGTAVLNVQALPAGLYHLEITTPAGRVVRKFVKQN from the coding sequence GTGAGCGTAACCGTACCATCGGGTAGCAGTGCTACAACTCTATGGCTTCAGGCCAACAACCTGTCATATGATGACAAAGCCAGCGTTCGGGTTAACAACAGCGCCTGGATCAACCTCAACAACACCACGTGCGACGTTGCCGAGCCCGGCAAAAGCTATGGTGGTATTGGCGGCGGCCACAATACGCTGAAGCTGAAGATTGCTCTGCCAGCCAACACCGTGCAGGACGGAACCAACCAAATCAGCTTCCGCTTCAACAACTCGGATGGCGTAACGATAGGGTATCGTGTCATCCGGCTTAACTTCTTGAATGCTGATGGCACGCGTCTGATGCCAGCTAGTTCATTTAACGATGACAACCCAGCTTCCTGGCAAGCCCCACGTCCGGGAGCTGCAGACGTGGCTGCTGGTGAGCAACTCTGGAGAACCGCATCCCTCAACGAGTCGTACCTGCCAAACGCACGGGTGTTGCAGGCGAAGTGCACTGACTGCCACGCGCAGGATGGCCGCGACTTGAAGTATTTCAACTACTCCAACAAGTCGATTGTTGAACGAGCTAAATACCACGGGCTTAGCGTACAGCAGGCCGAGCAAATCGCCTCATACATCCGTACCCTCACTGCCCCAGCACCGGCTACTGCCCGGCCATGGAACCCTCCGTACCAGCCTGGTCCTGGCCAAGACTCCCGGCCTCTAGTAGAATGGTCTGCCGGAGCAGGTATTGATGCAGTACTTGACAGCGACAGCGAAACACTGCCGTATCTGTTTCCAAATGGCGTGACGTTGGCTTCCGTTGCCACTACCAGCACTCTGAACATTCGGGAAATTCCGGTGGCCGTACAGTTCCTGGATTGGAAGCATTGGTTGCCTATCATCCACCCCAAAGATGCATGGGGCGCTGATTTTACGAATTCCAAGCTCAACAAAATGTACAATGGCCAAGGTAACGCCAACACAGACGTTAACCTGCGCCAGCGCATTGCAAACGCAACACAAGAGTACAAACTAGGTGGAATTTATGCGCCAGGCATGCAAACCGACATGGCCAACTGGCAGCACGAGCGGAATGTATGGTTGGAGTCGCGGGTGCAGAACGTGTCGTGGGACCGTGAGCGTGCCATAAAGGTGTCATCTACGGCGCTGTGGCAAACCGTTAAGTTCTGGGAGTTGATGCAAGAGTTCGACCTAGAAGGTCTTGGTCCGGCGCTGTATGGCAACCGGAGCGAAGCACGCACCTGGCCTGGCCTTGTTCGTCACGTATTCGAGACGTCGCCGCAGCGGTTGAACATTCCGCATGGTCGCGATGATCTAGCACACAACAACAAAGCTGTGAACAACGTGTACGCTTCGAACGCGTGGTACCACACCCAGATGGTGTTGAGCAGCGGAAACCGCAGTGCTAACGGGTTCTATCCAGTGGACTGGGGCTACCTGTATGGCCTGATTAAGGACCTGAACTTTGCAAGCAACGGCGCCACTGAATTGTCTCGCCTCTTGATGATTACGATAAAGGCCGCCCAGCAGGCTGATAACGGCCTCGGGCCAGATCGGGCTTTCGATGGCTGGAACTTGGCCCGTAACTACTCGCCTTCATTCCTCGTGGAACTGTTCCAGGAGCCAGCTTGGCAGCAAGTTACGCCTGGTATGAAAAAGGAAATTCTAGAAAACTTCTTGCGCAGCTGGTTCACCAAGAGCCGTTCTTATCCTGTGTCCCAGTACACCCGCAGCACCGACCCGTTCGACGTTCCTCCAGCTAACTATATTCCAGTTAACCCGCCTCCAGGAGGTGGCAATGCTGCTGACCGCGTGTGGGTTATGATTCCGGAGATGCGGCGGGCTGGCGTTGATTGTGAGTTACTCAATGAAATTGCCGATTGGGCTCAGCAGATGTGGCCGAATGCTAACTGGGCATCATTAAAGGTAGCAAGCTGCCCTGTTGCAGGTCTCCGCAACCCCGAAAATCCAGCGCACACGCTGCCTGGTATGGAGTACAGCTACTACGAGGGTGACTTTACGGCCCTTCCTGATTTCTCGTCCATGACGCCTACTCGGACAGGCAATACACTCGTAGTTAACACAGTTCCAGGTCCAAACCAGCGCGCCAGTGACTACGCACTTCGTTTCCAAGGCTTTATTGAAGTTCCTGTTGATGGCTGGTACCAATTCATGATTACCTCCGACGATGGCTCCCAGCTCTTCATCGGTTCGCAGCTCGTAGTTGATAACGATGGCCGGCACGGTATCGAAGTGCGCAGTGGCTCCATTGCATTGAAAGCAGGCAAGCACGCCTTCACCGTAACGTACTTTGATGCCGGTGGCGACAAGCGCCTTTCCATGCGCTACTCAGGACCGAACTTCTCCCGGCGTGATCTTCCTGCAAGCATCCTATCACGCATCGACCCAAGCGCACCACTTGCCGCCAAGGGCGCGTCCGCTATGGAAGTAGCGCTGTATCCTAACCCAACTCGCTCGGAGTTGAACCTGAAAGTACCTAGCCTGCATGCAAGCTACCGGGTGTTGGATCAGCTAGGCCGTTCGGTGCTGGAAGGTGCTGCTCCTGCTGGTACTGCTGTGCTGAACGTACAGGCCCTGCCTGCTGGTCTCTACCACTTGGAAATAACTACGCCTGCGGGTCGCGTTGTTCGCAAGTTTGTCAAGCAGAACTAA
- a CDS encoding class I SAM-dependent methyltransferase, with product MTTSRLQKTLRGLARIARNPWLLNHVLAADETSWRQRVLVHTSRGMSAEGLPVVPLAKFLSPADHTVRPFAFRDGGSLPTDLLLLRALARRAPACRYFEIGTWRGESAANVAEVAASVHTLNLSGEEMRTMGLSERYIELHGFFSRPLANVTHLHGNSATFQLAPLGHFDVVFIDGDHHYESVRRDTQRVFEHLVGPNTVVVWHDASQQPGKPRWEVLAGILDGLPAASGHLVQVENTLCALYSPVALATSPPDLFADPAPSFEVTIRLNA from the coding sequence GTGACTACTTCTCGCCTACAGAAAACCCTGCGCGGCCTTGCGCGCATTGCGCGCAACCCCTGGTTGCTCAATCATGTGCTGGCAGCAGACGAAACGAGTTGGCGCCAGCGTGTGCTAGTGCATACTAGCCGAGGGATGTCTGCTGAAGGTCTACCGGTAGTACCCTTAGCCAAGTTTCTATCGCCAGCCGACCACACAGTTCGGCCTTTCGCATTCCGCGATGGTGGTTCTTTGCCCACCGATCTGCTGTTGCTGCGGGCATTAGCGCGCCGGGCACCTGCCTGCCGCTATTTCGAGATTGGAACGTGGCGTGGCGAAAGCGCAGCAAATGTGGCGGAGGTAGCCGCTTCGGTACACACGCTTAATCTGTCGGGGGAGGAGATGCGCACCATGGGCCTGAGCGAACGGTATATTGAGTTGCACGGCTTCTTTTCACGCCCATTAGCTAACGTCACGCATTTACATGGCAATTCAGCAACGTTCCAGCTTGCACCACTTGGGCACTTCGATGTCGTCTTTATCGACGGCGACCATCACTATGAATCGGTGCGGCGAGATACCCAACGTGTATTCGAGCACTTGGTGGGCCCAAATACAGTGGTAGTGTGGCATGATGCCAGCCAGCAGCCTGGCAAACCTCGTTGGGAAGTTTTGGCGGGCATTCTGGACGGCTTACCGGCTGCTTCAGGTCACCTGGTACAAGTGGAAAACACGTTGTGCGCCCTTTACTCGCCGGTTGCGCTTGCCACCTCCCCCCCAGATCTGTTTGCCGACCCTGCCCCATCTTTCGAGGTGACTATCCGGTTGAACGCATAA
- a CDS encoding lipopolysaccharide biosynthesis protein, producing MVRRILHNFITRLATALLSFGVVWLTARYLGAAGRGTVSLFVTDCAALLLFIGLLGGSSLIYLAPRRNVWHLLLPAYTWATVVCAAGTAMVGLLRNVSQAYLGHLLGLALLQAFFSVNTSLLLSRRRELLYNSLLAAQVALLASGLLFAFSVLHWQVVTAYYYAAYLAYGLPLIVSLWALWQLPDRPQGGRRLYATVRELARHSRGAHFSNILAFANYRLSYYFVAHFADARAVGILSVGVALTEAVWLIPRSTALVQYVDLVHAGKAGTSSVAALRVSRLAVLATICAMTVLALLPPAVLITVFGREFGAARPVVLLLAPGGVIMALQLLCSSYFAGLAHYRINNTASVLGLLVTLGACVFLIPRFGIRGAALTSTLSYAASTTYLLYYFHRATGAAPWAFLPGPSDVTHLWGMVRQKER from the coding sequence ATGGTCCGTCGTATCCTCCACAATTTTATCACGCGTTTGGCTACGGCCTTGCTGAGCTTTGGAGTGGTGTGGCTAACGGCGCGCTACCTGGGTGCGGCAGGCAGAGGAACGGTAAGCTTGTTTGTGACGGATTGCGCGGCGTTACTGTTGTTTATTGGGCTGCTGGGCGGCTCATCGCTGATATACCTGGCCCCCCGCCGTAACGTGTGGCATCTGTTGCTGCCGGCCTATACTTGGGCTACCGTGGTATGCGCTGCTGGTACAGCAATGGTTGGGCTACTGCGCAATGTGTCGCAGGCATACCTTGGTCACTTGCTGGGGTTGGCGCTGCTCCAGGCTTTCTTTTCAGTGAATACCTCGTTGCTGTTGAGCCGCCGCCGGGAGTTGCTATACAATAGTCTTTTGGCTGCACAAGTTGCGCTTCTAGCAAGTGGCTTGCTGTTCGCGTTTAGCGTCCTGCATTGGCAGGTAGTTACAGCATATTATTATGCCGCATACCTAGCTTACGGCCTCCCGTTGATTGTGAGCTTGTGGGCCTTGTGGCAGCTACCTGATCGACCTCAGGGGGGACGGCGGCTGTATGCTACAGTGCGCGAGCTAGCACGGCACAGCCGCGGGGCTCACTTTTCTAATATTTTGGCGTTTGCCAATTATCGGCTTAGCTACTACTTCGTAGCGCATTTTGCTGACGCTCGTGCGGTAGGTATTTTGTCTGTGGGCGTGGCCCTAACAGAGGCTGTGTGGTTGATTCCGCGCAGTACGGCGTTGGTACAGTACGTTGATTTGGTGCACGCTGGTAAGGCTGGTACGTCGTCGGTAGCGGCTCTGCGAGTGTCACGGCTTGCTGTGCTAGCCACCATATGCGCTATGACGGTGCTGGCACTACTGCCCCCAGCGGTGCTGATAACCGTGTTCGGGCGAGAATTTGGGGCGGCGCGCCCCGTGGTTTTGCTGTTAGCTCCGGGGGGCGTAATTATGGCGTTACAACTGCTTTGCAGCAGCTATTTCGCTGGCTTGGCCCACTACCGCATCAATAATACTGCTTCCGTCTTAGGATTGCTCGTGACACTGGGAGCTTGCGTATTCTTAATTCCACGTTTTGGAATTCGGGGCGCAGCACTGACCAGCACCTTATCATATGCGGCTTCCACTACCTACTTGCTGTATTATTTCCACCGAGCTACCGGAGCGGCTCCTTGGGCTTTTCTGCCCGGCCCATCGGATGTTACCCACCTGTGGGGGATGGTCAGGCAGAAAGAGCGGTAA
- a CDS encoding glycosyltransferase, with product MKLRVLHLPKWYPNRYDDQDGDFVARHIAAIAQTPSATEPLQTAVVFAAVARGPLTSLIEEEVELNVLVPTWRYYYRAQLTGIGWLDRPLKLLLWLVCIRCGMRAARRYWDGQRPTIVHAHIMLRTGAVALWLKWWHRIPYLITENWTIFLPANASRLGWLQGRIAALLVRQAAAFTPVSEDLRLALARLGGTATRTVIIPNVVDTNLFHLPENPQARQGLLNVAAFNEQAKNLSGILRTVARLRTTHPALPLHLRIAGYGVAEAQMHQLATDLGLLADGTVEFLGKLSSIEVAEEMRRAQVFVLFSNYENLPCVLIEAQASGLPAVATRVNGVPELLPDDGSKGILVPAGDEDALAQALLAVLQAPATRFDANTMRAAAVARFSYPAVGQAFRQLYQQILT from the coding sequence ATGAAGCTCCGTGTGCTGCATTTGCCCAAGTGGTACCCCAACCGCTACGATGACCAGGATGGAGACTTTGTCGCCCGGCACATTGCGGCTATTGCGCAAACGCCGAGTGCTACTGAACCTTTGCAAACCGCTGTGGTATTTGCTGCAGTGGCTCGTGGTCCGCTGACTTCACTTATTGAAGAGGAAGTGGAGTTGAATGTCCTCGTTCCGACGTGGCGCTACTATTACCGTGCCCAGCTTACGGGAATAGGGTGGTTGGACAGGCCGTTGAAGCTGCTGCTTTGGTTGGTGTGTATTCGGTGTGGGATGCGAGCAGCTCGCCGGTATTGGGACGGACAGCGCCCTACTATCGTACATGCGCACATCATGTTACGAACGGGGGCGGTAGCGCTTTGGCTGAAATGGTGGCACCGCATTCCATACCTGATTACCGAGAATTGGACCATTTTTCTGCCGGCCAATGCTAGCCGGCTAGGATGGCTACAGGGACGCATAGCCGCCCTGCTGGTACGTCAGGCGGCTGCCTTTACGCCCGTATCCGAAGATCTGCGCCTAGCACTAGCCCGACTGGGCGGAACGGCAACTCGCACAGTCATCATTCCTAATGTAGTAGACACCAACTTGTTTCATTTGCCCGAAAATCCTCAGGCCCGCCAAGGTCTCCTGAATGTGGCGGCGTTCAATGAGCAAGCCAAAAACCTAAGTGGCATTTTGCGGACAGTGGCGCGGCTGCGCACCACTCATCCCGCGCTGCCCCTGCATCTTCGGATTGCTGGCTATGGTGTAGCAGAAGCCCAAATGCACCAGCTGGCCACCGACCTAGGCCTATTAGCAGACGGAACGGTGGAGTTCTTGGGCAAACTAAGCTCTATTGAGGTAGCCGAAGAAATGCGGCGGGCACAGGTATTTGTATTGTTTTCCAACTACGAAAACTTGCCTTGTGTGCTCATCGAAGCGCAAGCCAGCGGCTTGCCCGCTGTGGCCACTCGCGTTAATGGAGTGCCCGAATTACTGCCTGATGATGGTTCTAAGGGAATCCTCGTGCCCGCGGGAGATGAAGACGCCCTAGCGCAAGCCCTGCTGGCTGTTTTGCAAGCCCCTGCCACCCGCTTCGACGCCAACACCATGCGGGCTGCTGCTGTTGCTCGATTCAGCTATCCGGCCGTGGGTCAGGCCTTCCGGCAGCTCTATCAGCAAATTTTAACCTGA